TTCCATATTGGAAGGATGTTTAGGGAAAGATGGAGAGCAGGAggtcttttttttgttcagtatttGAGCGAGAAAAAGGTGTTTAGTTACTACAGAATCATTAGATACTTGGGATGTTTGCACAGATTTGTTGTCTTTGTATGTTTGAATGGCAGATTAAGAACTGGAGTAAGATACAGCAGCTTTACACTGCTTATTCTCCAGCTTCTGCTGACTTTGTACAAAATGAGGTATTTATGACTACAGAATTGAGTGGGGAGTGGGAGGGTTTCTACTGAACTGCCAGCTTCTCACAGCATGCatacatctgaaaatgaaactgtGGATCAAATGCATCCCCAGCAGCTTTCTGTATGTCAGGGATAGCCCTCGAAATGCTGACATTTCTGTGGAGTTCTGCCAATAAAAGAATGACACCACAAGATTTGTAGGGACAGAAAAACAGCCAGAGTTGTTTTCCAGTCGCTGATTTATCTGTGAGCTGTGTACAAACAAATCACAAACTGTGAGTAAAGAAGTCTGTTATACCAAAATTACTCAGCATTTCTCAAActtgtttcttaaatatttattttcttcttattcatAGTAGCAGAAGGTGTATGTGCAGAACATTTGGTTACCAATTCTATCAAAATGCTCTTTCTTGGTATTTGACCTCTGCAAAACAAACTTAAATGTCAATTCTCTTTTACTGCTGCTCCTAAAAGTTGTCAAGTAAGCTTTTTTATTAAACTCAGCACTTGAAAGTGATAATTTGCAAGGATGTTCACTGTAAATTACGAATACGCACATACATGTGTTCAAGAAAGCTAATCTTATCTCAAAAGAATGAAATGGATTCTATTGCTCTTCAGTATCAATGCATTTTTTGAAATGGTAATTTTAGACAGTTTCCCAAAAATTCCTGATGGATGTTACTAGCAATGGGTGTGTGCTCAGTCAGTCACTCTTTACAGAAGGCCTTGtaaaagttacaaaaaaaaaacctggtgTTCGTAATTAAAAACTACAATGCTTAAACTAGTAGGGGTGAAATTTCATCTCTGTTAAAAGTAAGATACTGTCTTTGATTGCATTTCTGCCATAGCAAACAAATTTCTACTTTTCCCAGAAGAATGCCATGGCGTATTTTGAGATGTGGACTAATCTTGTGCGCATCTTTAGATCTGGAGGGGAAAGAGTCCCGAAGCAGAGTAGTGTCGGTAGTCTCAGGTATTGCATTTTTAAACTAGATGTGTTGGTAAGCCTGGAGCAGGAAAAGAACAATTactccctttccttctttcctttcaccCAGTTTAATGCTCAACGAGTTCAGGTGCCAATTAGTGATCTCAATAACGAGTGAAAAACTGTTTCTTAAATTTTGGTGGAAAAGTTTGTTACAGTACAGAGGTGCCTACGgtactgctgctgttctctggaATTCAGGTTTTCCTGTCAGCAGATTGCCATCCCAGTTAGCAAATATCATTGCCTCATTATAGCTGTCGATAAGAATTGAAAACTTCGGCTAAAATTGGTAttcactttgtttctttgtgaaagGAGAAGTACAGCACAAGTTCTGCTGCTTCTATATTTAGCGTAGGTTTGAATGCAGAATCTTGTACAGGAGGGTAGTTGTCACTCTTTAAAAACATAATGACctgaactgaaataaatgtattttctgttagatacaattaattaaaaggaaatgtaaCTTAATTTAAAATCCTGTAGGAGAGGTACTTCTTGTACTCATTGAGATTTTAGCTTCCTATGCAGAAATTACTGTACTAATCATCCAGCACATCTGTGTTAGACTACATTATTTACTGACATAAAATTCCCAGCTTTGGGAATCCATCAAGTGTAAAGACTCCAAATGAATTATTTAACTCTGAAGAACCTTTGCAAGAAATGTTACTGTTCTAAGAGAAACAAGAGTCTGAAAACTAGGCTTGTTCATCTTAGCAGTAGATTCAATGCCTATATGGGTGTCTTTGTAACAGGCTGCAGAATGTGCTGGGAAACTGTTTGTCTTCCACTCTTCATTGCCAACTGCTGAAGCACCGGGaaaactgagaaacagagatGACAAAAAGCTACTCAacacagataaagaaaaggtatttatatatataaaggaaATCCTCATTTATAAAGGAAATGCAGATAATTCCACCCATCAAGTCTGCTACCTACCTGTTCAATAAGTTAGTTCAGTAAGAATATGAAGTTTTTGATGCATATGCATATCAGTGGAACGTATGGGCAGGGGCAGTGTGGATTTATTCAGATCCACATCTTCTCACTTGAAACttccatcatttttatttttcaggaggACATTTGGATTGTGAGTGGTTGCCAACAGATCTAATgttactgcatttctgttttttaatttcgTGCAGACACTCTTCCAGCCTCAGGTGAACTGTTACGAGTCCTTAGCCAGAGACTGCGTGGCTAATGGCTGCTGCGTGAATTTGTTCCTCTTCCCAAATCAGTATGTGGACATAGCTTCCTTGGGTCTTGTCACCATGTACACTGGAGGCACACTGTACAGGTACAACAATTTCCAGGTAAGTGGGGCAAGTTCCCAACTTGTCAGCTAGTAACAGCTGGGgactgcttgtttttatttcaaagtctTTTTTGGCAGTTTATCTGTAAACTGTAAAGTAACCGTAGAAAATTTACTTAGCAGAAATGGCAGGTCATGCTAAAATTGAAGTGCTGAAATTGTAATTTTACTTTTGCATAGATTGGTTGGCACCTTAAAATTGAATTGACTTACCTAAGTATGCTGACATCTGCAGGGAAGTCCATTACTCTGTACCTATAGATAAAAATGCTTGCAATAAAGACCAAAATAAAGTCACAACActacttgtttgttttaaatgtcagGGAAATATTTATGGGAAATACAGGACTTCCCTTGTGTCAGGAGCTGAGCGTCAGGAGCATTTTTTGTAAAGTGCACAAGGCTACTCTAATTCTTAAGGCCACACCATATAAACTTAGCTTGGATGGACATTACTGGAGATAGGTGTGACTGAACAGAAACTCTGCATGTCTAAGCCTGGTGATGAACTGGTGGATACTTGCACAGCTCTGTTCCTGTTAATAAAGTCTCtattaaaggaaaagagagatgtAATCCTGAACAGATGTGATGTCAGGGAGGGGGAGTGTTGGGTTTCTGCTCGTTTGCTGCCACCCAGTGGTGAACTGCAACTGTTCATTTGCTTCACCTTTCTAGCTCATTTCTGATAGCCCGCAGTTCCTAACTGACCTCAGGAGGGACATAGAGAAAAAGACGGGATTTGATGCAATAATGAGGGTTCGAACAAGTACAGGTAATGGTACCCGTTGGgaatcaaaataaatatgagataaatatttatgaGAATTCTAAGTAATACAGTGCAAGAAGTGTATACAAACTTGTAACAGCAGGCTGCCCATTTTATCTTCATTGTGTACCTTTTGAAAAGTACAGACTGAGAAAATGGCTGTGTATCCCCTTACTGTGTACGTCTATGTAAATTTGCCAGTCAGTCCTGATCATTGTGCATGCAGCCTAAAATGCAAAGCAGTCTTAGAAAAGAGTGTGGTTTGCCCAAAGCTTacatgtgttttcattttctaaatacttcaaattaaattaatgcttctgctttttgaCCATTAGTTCTTACTTTCAAATGCAAGTATTTGGGGAGAGCATAAACACACTGAGTGGCCCAGTGAGTAATGCCAAAAGGCTCTGGGGGACCCTAAGTCACTGCGCTCCTCAATGGCCCACACAGATTCACTTCTTCTCCTACCCAATGGAGAGAAAATGCCACCAGCAAGGAAGATTGGTGGGCACTGCACCCCTGAGGCTGCACACCCTTGAGGGAAAATAGTTGGTGTTTCATTAAGTAAAAATTGAAGTTAGAAAATAGTATCCTTTTTATTTGTAAACTGTAAAAGGATGTTGTGTGCTTGCTTTTTCATCTGGCTGTAGGCTTCAGGGCTACTGACTTCTTTGGGGCTATTTACATGAACAACACTACAGATGTAGAAATGGCAGCAGTTGACTGTGACAAGGCTGTGACAGTAGAGTTCAAACATGACGACAAACTGAATGAGGACAGTGGAGCCTTAATTCAGGTAAAAATGCATTGTGTCATTTATTGACACTGtgagcaagtttttttttttaatatgactGCAAAATGTTACACTGTAGGACTGATGGGAGTGATGCATAGTGTGCACATTTGCTGGTGTTGTAGTACCACTAATAATGTTTAATTAACTCGCCAAAGAATGCTACCTTGAAATGCCAGGCTGTTTCAAAGCTAATGACACCTGTATTTCCCTTCTCATTCCACAATATGGGATCCCAGCAGTTCCTGGAAATGTAAATTGGGCAATAATTAAAACTGGCCTTTCTGTGCCTGAATTGCCAGTGCTTGGGATACACTCATACCTAGCAGAAGATTCATCCTAACCATTATCAGATAATGCGAGGTTGCTGTGTACTGTTCTAGATGTTTTGTCATGACCTCGTGACCTTTTGCTAttttaatgacagaaaatgtttcagctTGAAAAGTTTCACAAAAACTGTAGAATTATctgaacttttgtttttaagctccTTAGCTTTTATCATGCTCCCATGTATACTTTATAGGTTAGCAGTTATATGTATGACTGTAGCAATAGCTACTATAGCagttatatgtatgtatatatatgtattcatCCTTGTATGAATACAGCACTGTGAAACATCCACTTTGGGGTGTCTGATGTCACTTACTGGAGACCTGGTGTAGCAGCGATGATGGAAAAAGTGCTTGGCGTATGGATGTTGCAGTAGGGTTGTTGAGAGTTTCATATGAGAGTTTCTTGTGGAAGATGCAGTGCAAAGCTGACCAGTTAGTTTAGCTGCAGTTGGTGTTATGCCCTGCAGGTTTTGCAGGCTTGTATCTGCAGACAAGGTGATGAAATTAGTTTTAATTGTGGTGGTAGGAAACAAACATGTGCCAGGCAGATGCATGCAGTACCAGTGAAATGTTAGCAGTTGGGAAATCTTGAGTGCAGTTCCTTTACTTTTCATTCTTGTGAAGTTTTCCTACATGCTAACATTATATAAAGGTAGAACTGAAGTCATAAGCAATTTCTTCAGTCACTACTCAAATTTTACTATCTAAGACAATGGAACAGGCAAGATACAAGGGTGGATATAATAGGACCCCACTTGGGCTTACCAAGATTAGCAAGTTTTTCTTTGTCGCTTTTGACAAAAGCTAAGATGAGCAGAGTACATCTCAGCAAGCTTCTGATCTCTGATACAGTGtgttttcagctgcatttctttGGGGCATTTTTCTTGATGGCATATTCAGGTATGGTGTACAATGAAGTGGTCTCTTGTTTTCAGATGATACCAGCAGAGCGTAGCATGAGAAAGCACTAAGCCTTCCCGATAGCCATCATTATTGTCATACTTTTAAAACTAATAACTTTATAACGCATTTACATGTCtaatatatttacataaaatttTGAATCTGTTGCTCCTTTGGTTCAACAGTACTGAAGCAGCACCAAAAAGCCAGGCTGTTCCTCAAAAGTAATTCTGTGCCTTTTGTAGGCAGCTCTTGCATGATgattattataatttttattatcaCATTACGATCATAATTATAAATCctataatagtaataatataaatcataaaatatttatgattatTATATGGTTTATACTATGAAtattatgatttttgttttaacattgcAATGAAAGATATCTGGCTCCTCTGTTGCAGTGTGCTCTCCTCTACACATCAGTAAGTGGGCAAAGACGACTTCGCATACACAACATAGGCTTAAATTGTAGCACCCAGTTAGCTGATGTCTACAAGACTTGTGAGACCGATGCACTTATCAACTTCTTTGCTAAATCAGGTAAAGTCAGAataagttgtttgttttttttcttctctaagctGGGAATGAAAGGAGGTGGAGTGATACCTAGTGGGAAGTCATTTGTAACTTGCTACTGACATCTCCCTTAAGAACGACAACATTGAAAAGAGAACTAGATCGTAAATTTTAGATATATGTGTCCCAAAAGAAATGCCTGGGAAGGCTCTTAGAAACAGGTAATGCACAGAAGTGTATAGGCACAGTATTATTTTGTTagaatttttgtttggtttgaggtgggtttgttgttgttgttttttgtgaaaattaataaattCTCTAAAATGCTTTAAGAGTCAGAAAACCATGGCCATAGACATAAgtttagtaaaataaaaatcgAGCAGAATACTTTAAAACTTTGCATTTGTCGTGCAAACAAGTAACAGAACCTGTACCAGgctcttctgttcttctgtcttTGTAGCCTTTAAAGCTATCCTAAGCCAACCACTGAAGGTTGTCAGAGACATCCTGGTCAGTCAGACAGCGCACATGTTGGCGTGCTACAGGAAGAACTGTGCCAGCCCCTCAGCAGTGAGCCAGGTAAAGATCTCCCCATGTCAGCCCCTCTTTGCAACAACCACGCTTGCACCACCAGCAGTAccagaaaagaatatttcagacatactttttgttctctttcaaatATAGTGACAGTGGGATGCAGTGGTAGCAACATACAGAGGCTGTTGTTTTGGGATGAatgacagtgctgcagagaaaggtGACAGCCGTACCACAGAGATGccaaagccttttcttcctGGTAGAATTACATGCTAACTCTTAGAagctttcacttttttcttccattcctgCAACAATTGTAGCGGACTGATTTTTTGACATGTAACAACTGTTATTGTCAAAAGACAGAGATAACCCAGTTAGCATCCTTAATTTGCGTATAGATATATCAAGAATGCACTACTGCTAAAAATCTGACATTGAGACAGGAACATACtcctaccaaaaaaaaatctatggtGATTAAAATATGACTTCTTAATTCCTTTATTTACCAGCAGGCAGTAAGAAGCTGTGGGTCCCTCATTACTTTTGTTCCACACTACTTGAAAATTCTCTCAAATGAAGACACCTCTTATTTTCAAATGCTGTCACATTTAGTAATCTACTCACTCTTTTTACAAATTCAGAGCATTTGGGGGTGTCACAAAACTAACAAACAGTAAGGTAAGGTGCTTTCAAATCCTTTTAGCAGCTGTTCCTGACACAAACCTTGTTCCAGTTCAAAGGACAGTCCTCGTCTTTGACTTGAACTGAACTCAAATCCCATAAACCttcaacttctgtttttcttacagctCTCACAATATTTCGTCTCCCTTCTGGATTTTGAGGTGCTGCAAAAGTGGCTTCTTCCTCACTTTTCTGAACTTCAACTGGCAATTTTCTACTTCAGTACTGAGGTTAATAGCAAAGGACTCCCAACAATATTGGAGGCTTTCAATTTACACTGTTTCCTTTAGTCTCCTTTGAACTATGTTTTCCAATTAGGCTTTTGTGTACTATTTAATGCTTCTAATAATCACAAGCCTGGGCAATGAATTATTTCTCTCAGTGAAGACCAAATGTTAGAACACCAGTGAGGTACTtattgtgaaagaaaacaattattagCTTGAAAGACCAGCTGTCATTCCCCAGCACATGGGAGATATTAAATAAAAGCCTCCTCTGCCTCTCAGCTCATCCTTCCAGACGCAATGAAGGTGCTGCCAGTGTACATGAACTGTCTGCTGAAGAGCACTGTGCTGACTGGCAGACCAGAAATTCCAACTGATGAGAGGGCGTACCATCGACAACTGGTCATGTCTATGGGAGTAGCTGATACACAGCTGTTCTTCTATCCCCAGCTTCTGCCGATAGTAAGTATGTTATCTGCACATCTGTTAGCTGTCagtaaaactgttttcattttaaattgctgtGATGTTTTCAACTGTACAGATGTAGAAGATTTTCTCTGTGCCACGCAGCTGTTACGTGGCCAAGCTGGATTAgtttttttaaagggaagtaGTTGCTAGCTGAACTAAAAGTAGGAGGGAAGAACCCCTAGtttaaagaaaacagggaaGTAACATGATCAGTCAGTGCCATCAGCATCCTCTCATAACTCCACTGTACACTTACCATGAGCCTGGTTTTTGACCTGGCTAATAAAAAATGCCAGCTTTAGTCAAGCTCGAGCCTGGTGTGCTCGAGCTTCATATTTGTGGAGAGGTGCTCTTTAGCACGTAGTGTACgaactgaaaaagaagtgaCTCCTGATTTCCTCCATCTGGAAAGGAACCACTAAGGTGTAATAAACCTGTTGTTATTACTTTTCAATGTCTAGTTAGAGCATCGCTCACCTTGAAGTCCCCATGTTTGCAACTTACGCACATTTTGCCCTACAGCACAACCTGGATTTGAAGAGCGACgctgtgccagctgcagtgCGCTGCTCTGAGGAGCGTCTCTCAGAAGGAGGGGCCTTCATTCTGGCCAATGGTCTGAGCATGTTCCTGTGGCTGGGGGTCAGCACGCCCCCTGAACTCATCCAAGGGCTTTTCAATGTGCCGTCTTTTGCACACATCAGCGCAGAAGCTGTGAGTATATGGAGGGAAAACAGTCCATTTTTCAGAACTCATGATTTTGTAAGGCCAGGCCACTGATTAGAGAAACGACTGAGGGAACTTGGAGCATTCATCATTCAACTATAAGCACAAATGGGTGCCAGCAGAAGCTGTTAAGACACCAAAAGTAACGCATAAAAGCTCATAAACTATCTCTCTGAACAATTACAAGACAGCTTTCACAAAGTTTTCAGAGAATCTTAAACTTATGTTATGACATATTAAAATCCTACTGAATATGCATTGGTGAAACTGCAACACAGCATTCTATGGTAGCTAAAGCTTCTCCTGTAGCCTGAACTTTTCCTGATAATGAATTTTAATGTAGTGATTATTTTAAACTCAAAAATGGCTTAAAGACTGATTGGTTATTCTAGAAGCTTTCCCAAAGGAGATAAAGCATTACCCAGGTTAGAATGACACCCACAGTAATACACATCATAAATACCAGCAGCTAGTCTTGTACAAATTGTTAATGCGACTGGAAAGTAACAACCAACCTGTGTTGCTTCATTCTAACAGACATTACTGCCTGACCTGGCCAATCCCTACTCTAAGAAAATTAAGTCAATAGTGGAGCACATCCAGAACCAGAAGCCCTACACTATGAAGGTAAGAGTTTTCTCAGTGTCAGCCTGTTCCTCACAGCTGTTCAGAAGAACATTACAAGCTGTGATAGATTTTCTTGTAGTTGTGAAAGGCTTTTTACATACCAGGAATCTCCAAATATGCCACTGAATTCCAGCATGCATTCTAGGCAGAAGCATCTCAAATGTACTTAATTTAATAACTGTTACTTAATTATCCATTCAGGATTTTCAGAACTACCCTGAAAagtcagttttttttctgcaaaccTTCCTTCACACTGGCTCTTGGTTTCACATAAGTTGCTCTCCTGTGTTTCTAAGTACAGCTACTGAAATGTCATTACCAAtgtattgttgttttttgtctttttttggttttccttcagTAGCATTCCATAGTAGGTAGAGGAAAATGGTACTGCTACTTACTGTGATGGTATCCTAGAAATATGTACGTCTCTCTTTTCAGCTGATGATAGTGAAACAACGGGAGCAACCAGAGATGCTATTCCGGCAGTTCCTCGTAGAAGACAAGAGTATTCATGGAGGAGCTTCTTACGTGGATTTCTTATGCTGTGTTCACAAAGAGATCTGCCAGCTTCTCAATTAAAGAAACTTGAGTATATATAATTTGCCAGTTACTTTCCAATTTTGCAGGAGGGACAGTCATCGGTGCCTGAAGGCTGGCCCACAACTTCAGTGTACCCAGACATCCTGCTGTGCTTTACCAAACtttctctgtgctctttttGTACAGTTTCATTCCACTCAGCCACTCACCAAATATTTAGTTTACTTATTAAGCTGTAGAATAGAAGTTCTGCACTCAGGTATTA
The Lagopus muta isolate bLagMut1 chromosome 4, bLagMut1 primary, whole genome shotgun sequence genome window above contains:
- the SEC24D gene encoding protein transport protein Sec24D isoform X2, translated to MQINSYGPGAIQSSHTSSGHPASFQGPQQLPLTQHQMTLQPGPQIPPPANNFSGLCAQSSLPNMARQDGIPGSGLPNPNLQQLPGQTPGPGYHPQQANYGPQMAGSQLSYPGAFPGGPAQLSGPPQKKLDPDSIPSPIQVIESDKASRGGQMYATNTRGQIPPLVTTDCLIQDQGHASPRYIRCTTYCFPSSSDMAKQARIPLAAVIQPFAIVPQNETPLYVVNHGEAGPIRCNRCKAYMCPFMQFIEGGRRYQCGFCNCINEVPPFFFQHLDHIGRRVDHYERPELSLGSYEYVATLDYCRNNKPPNPPAYIFMIDVSYRNINSGLVKLICDELKTLLDKLPREEQEESSAIRVGFVTYNKVLHFFNVKSNLAQPQMMVVSDVGEVFVPLLDGFLVNFQESRSVVNNLLDQIPEMFADTNESETIFAPVIQAGMEALKAAECAGKLFVFHSSLPTAEAPGKLRNRDDKKLLNTDKEKTLFQPQVNCYESLARDCVANGCCVNLFLFPNQYVDIASLGLVTMYTGGTLYRYNNFQLISDSPQFLTDLRRDIEKKTGFDAIMRVRTSTGFRATDFFGAIYMNNTTDVEMAAVDCDKAVTVEFKHDDKLNEDSGALIQCALLYTSVSGQRRLRIHNIGLNCSTQLADVYKTCETDALINFFAKSAFKAILSQPLKVVRDILVSQTAHMLACYRKNCASPSAVSQLILPDAMKVLPVYMNCLLKSTVLTGRPEIPTDERAYHRQLVMSMGVADTQLFFYPQLLPIHNLDLKSDAVPAAVRCSEERLSEGGAFILANGLSMFLWLGVSTPPELIQGLFNVPSFAHISAEATLLPDLANPYSKKIKSIVEHIQNQKPYTMKLMIVKQREQPEMLFRQFLVEDKSIHGGASYVDFLCCVHKEICQLLN